A window of the Streptomyces albireticuli genome harbors these coding sequences:
- a CDS encoding DNA polymerase beta superfamily protein encodes MRPDAPLPSGHALVTGHSVYTCVMGSRAFGLATETSDTDRRGVYVAPTPLFWGFTKPPTHVEGPGEERFSWELERFCELALRGNPNILECLHSPLVEHADATGLELLGLRDAFLSQRVRQSFAGYAVAQRKKLEADLRTHGAPRWKHAMHLLRLLISCRDLLRTGRLVIEVGEERDRLLAVRRGELSWAEAEEWLGRLWEENETAGAVSRLPAEPDVRRVEDFLVRVRRGSAGVSSPPRPLP; translated from the coding sequence ATGCGCCCCGATGCCCCGCTCCCCTCCGGTCACGCCCTGGTGACCGGGCACTCGGTCTACACCTGTGTGATGGGGTCGCGCGCCTTCGGGCTGGCCACGGAGACGAGCGACACCGACCGCCGGGGCGTCTACGTGGCGCCCACGCCGCTGTTCTGGGGCTTCACCAAGCCGCCCACGCATGTGGAGGGGCCGGGCGAGGAGCGGTTCTCCTGGGAGCTGGAGCGCTTCTGCGAGCTGGCCCTGCGGGGCAACCCCAACATCCTGGAGTGCCTGCACTCCCCGCTCGTCGAGCACGCCGACGCCACCGGTCTGGAGCTGCTCGGCCTGCGCGACGCCTTCCTCTCGCAGCGGGTCCGGCAGTCCTTCGCCGGTTACGCCGTGGCCCAGCGCAAGAAGCTGGAGGCGGACCTCCGCACGCACGGCGCGCCCCGCTGGAAGCACGCGATGCACCTGCTGCGGCTGCTGATCAGCTGCCGTGACCTGCTGCGCACCGGCCGGCTCGTCATCGAGGTGGGCGAGGAGCGGGACCGCCTGCTGGCGGTGCGGCGGGGTGAGCTGTCCTGGGCGGAGGCCGAGGAATGGCTCGGCCGCCTGTGGGAGGAGAACGAGACGGCGGGGGCGGTGTCCCGGCTGCCGGCGGAGCCCGACGTGCGGCGGGTGGAGGACTTCCTGGTGCGGGTGCGGCGGGGTTCGGCGGGGGTTTCTTCTCCACCCCGGCCCCTCCCGTGA
- a CDS encoding DUF952 domain-containing protein has translation MIYHVVPLDDWLAVPDRPYSPASLSDEGFVHCSPDEETTLAVVTAFYRATPAPLMVLLIDEHKLDVMVRWEAADPAPPPGVPEGTLFPHVFGRINRDAVDGMMEVQRDEEGRATGLAVWS, from the coding sequence ATGATCTATCACGTGGTGCCCCTGGACGACTGGCTGGCCGTGCCCGACCGCCCGTACTCCCCCGCCTCCCTCTCGGACGAGGGCTTCGTGCACTGCTCCCCGGACGAGGAGACCACGCTGGCGGTCGTCACGGCCTTCTACCGCGCGACGCCCGCCCCGCTGATGGTGCTGCTGATCGACGAGCACAAGCTGGACGTCATGGTCCGCTGGGAGGCCGCCGACCCGGCGCCGCCGCCCGGGGTGCCGGAGGGGACGCTGTTCCCGCACGTCTTCGGGCGGATCAACCGGGACGCGGTCGACGGGATGATGGAGGTCCAGCGGGACGAGGAGGGACGGGCGACGGGCCTGGCCGTCTGGTCCTGA
- a CDS encoding prephenate dehydrogenase, which translates to MRTALVIGTGLIGTSAALALAGRGVHVHLVDHDPAQAETAAALGAGTDRAPEGPVDLAIVAVPPAHVAATLAEAIRGGAARGYLDVASVKGGPRRELETLGVDLTTYLGTHPMAGRERSGPLAATADLFEGRPWVLTPTRDTDTEVLNLALELVALCRAVPVVMDADAHDRAVALVSHTPQLVSSMVAARLQDADETAVRLCGQGIRDVTRIAASDPRMWIDILSANPGPVADVLAAVAADLEGTVRALRALDSGDDDRRQDGAAGIADVLRRGNAGRTRVPGKHGSAPAVYETVTVLIGDQPGELARIFADAGRAGVNIEDVRIEHAAGQQAGHIQLMVEPSAVPGLIETLQERGWSLRQ; encoded by the coding sequence GTGAGAACCGCCCTCGTCATCGGTACCGGACTGATCGGCACCTCGGCCGCCCTCGCCCTCGCCGGCCGCGGCGTCCACGTCCACCTCGTGGACCACGACCCGGCCCAGGCGGAGACGGCCGCGGCCCTCGGCGCCGGCACCGACCGGGCCCCGGAGGGCCCGGTCGACCTCGCCATAGTGGCCGTGCCGCCCGCGCACGTCGCGGCCACCCTCGCCGAGGCCATACGCGGCGGCGCCGCCCGCGGCTACCTCGACGTGGCCAGCGTCAAGGGCGGCCCGCGCCGCGAGCTGGAGACCCTCGGCGTCGACCTCACCACCTACCTGGGCACGCACCCGATGGCCGGCCGGGAGCGCTCCGGCCCGCTGGCGGCCACCGCCGACCTCTTCGAGGGCCGCCCCTGGGTGCTCACCCCCACCCGCGACACCGACACCGAGGTCCTCAACCTGGCCCTCGAACTCGTCGCCCTGTGCCGCGCCGTCCCCGTCGTCATGGACGCCGACGCCCACGACCGGGCCGTCGCCCTCGTCTCGCACACCCCGCAGCTGGTCTCCAGCATGGTCGCGGCCCGCCTCCAGGACGCCGACGAGACGGCCGTACGGCTGTGCGGCCAGGGCATCCGCGACGTGACCCGGATCGCCGCCTCCGACCCCCGGATGTGGATAGACATCCTCTCCGCCAACCCCGGGCCGGTCGCCGACGTCCTCGCCGCCGTCGCCGCCGACCTCGAAGGGACCGTGCGCGCCCTGCGGGCCCTGGACTCCGGCGACGACGACCGGCGCCAGGACGGCGCGGCGGGCATCGCGGACGTGCTGCGCCGCGGCAACGCGGGCCGCACCCGGGTGCCCGGCAAGCACGGCTCGGCGCCCGCCGTGTACGAGACGGTGACGGTGCTGATCGGCGACCAGCCGGGCGAGCTCGCCCGGATCTTCGCGGACGCGGGCCGGGCCGGCGTCAACATCGAGGACGTGCGCATCGAGCACGCCGCCGGCCAGCAGGCCGGTCACATCCAGCTGATGGTCGAGCCCTCGGCGGTGCCGGGCCTGATCGAGACGCTCCAGGAGCGGGGCTGGTCGCTCCGGCAGTGA
- the cmk gene encoding (d)CMP kinase, producing the protein MSDTVGNAANAANATTAARTAPAAVIVGIDGPSGTGKSSTSKAVAAKLGLRYLDTGAQYRAITWWMLSNGIDVNDAEAVADAAGKPEIVSGTDPAAPTITVDGADAAAPIRTQEVTSAVSAVSAVPEVRARLTELQRAIAAEAPDGIVVEGRDIGTTVLPDADLKIFLTASAEARAARRSGELKGKEATDLAATQAALVRRDAADSGRKTSPLAKAGDAVEVDTTELTLEQVIECVVTLIEEKRSA; encoded by the coding sequence GTGTCAGACACCGTGGGCAACGCCGCCAACGCCGCCAATGCCACAACCGCCGCCCGGACCGCTCCGGCAGCGGTCATCGTCGGCATCGACGGACCTTCCGGCACCGGCAAGTCGAGCACCTCCAAGGCCGTCGCCGCCAAGCTCGGCCTGCGCTACCTGGACACCGGGGCCCAGTACCGGGCCATCACCTGGTGGATGCTGAGCAACGGCATCGACGTGAACGACGCCGAGGCCGTGGCCGACGCCGCGGGCAAGCCGGAGATCGTCTCGGGCACGGACCCGGCCGCGCCGACCATCACGGTCGACGGTGCCGACGCCGCCGCGCCCATCCGCACCCAGGAGGTCACCTCCGCGGTCAGCGCCGTCAGTGCCGTGCCGGAGGTGCGGGCCCGGCTGACCGAGCTCCAGCGCGCCATCGCCGCCGAGGCCCCGGACGGCATCGTGGTCGAGGGCCGTGACATCGGCACCACCGTCCTGCCGGACGCCGACCTCAAGATCTTCCTGACGGCCTCGGCCGAGGCCCGCGCGGCCCGCCGCAGCGGCGAGCTGAAGGGCAAGGAGGCCACCGACCTGGCCGCCACCCAGGCCGCCCTGGTCCGCCGGGACGCCGCCGACTCCGGCCGGAAGACCTCCCCGCTGGCCAAGGCGGGGGACGCGGTCGAGGTCGACACCACCGAGCTGACCTTGGAGCAGGTCATCGAGTGCGTGGTGACCCTGATCGAGGAGAAGCGGTCGGCGTGA
- a CDS encoding lysophospholipid acyltransferase family protein, whose protein sequence is MYGLWKPRVLGSWRVPAAGPVILAVNHSHNLDGPMLMGTAPRPVHFLIKKEAFVGPLDPFLRGIGQLKVDRTGADRTAITGALDVLADGGVLGIFPEGTRGEGDFASLRAGLAYFAVRSGAPIVPVAVLGSAERRGRAISALPPLRSRVDVVFGDAFAAGDGSGRRTRTALDEATVRIQGRLAAHLADAKRLTGR, encoded by the coding sequence ATGTACGGGCTGTGGAAGCCGCGCGTGCTGGGCTCCTGGCGGGTGCCCGCCGCGGGGCCGGTGATCCTCGCGGTCAACCACTCCCACAACCTGGACGGCCCGATGCTGATGGGCACCGCGCCCCGGCCGGTGCACTTCCTGATCAAGAAAGAGGCGTTCGTCGGTCCGCTGGACCCGTTCCTGCGCGGGATCGGCCAGCTGAAGGTGGACCGCACGGGCGCCGACCGCACCGCGATCACCGGCGCGCTGGACGTCCTGGCCGACGGCGGCGTCCTGGGGATCTTCCCCGAGGGCACCCGGGGCGAGGGCGACTTCGCCTCGCTGCGCGCGGGGCTCGCCTATTTCGCCGTACGGTCGGGCGCGCCGATCGTGCCGGTGGCCGTGCTCGGCAGCGCCGAGCGGCGGGGCCGGGCGATATCCGCCCTGCCCCCGCTGCGCAGCAGGGTCGACGTGGTCTTCGGCGACGCGTTCGCGGCCGGCGACGGCAGCGGGCGGCGGACGCGCACGGCGCTGGACGAGGCGACCGTGCGGATCCAGGGCCGGCTCGCCGCGCACCTGGCGGACGCCAAGCGGCTTACCGGCCGCTGA
- the der gene encoding ribosome biogenesis GTPase Der: MNDQIHSGDEHGELGDAEYAEFMELAAQEGFDAEEIAGALDEAGHGPLPRLAVVGRPNVGKSTLVNRIIGRREAVVQDKPGVTRDRVTYEAEWAGRRFKVVDTGGWEQDVLGLDASVAAQAEYAIEASDAVVFVVDATVGATDTDEAVVKLLRRAGKPVVLCANKVDGQSGEADAAALWSLGLGEPHPISALHGRGTGDMLDAVLEALPDAPAQTFGTAGVGGPRRIALIGRPNVGKSSLLNKVANEERVVVNELAGTTRDPVDELIELGGVTWKFIDTAGIRRRVHLQEGADYYASLRTAAAVEKAEVAVILIDSSESISVQDQRIITMAVDAGRAIVLAMNKWDTLDEERRYYLEREIETELGQIAWAPRVNVSARTGRHMEKLVPAIETALAGWETRVPTGRLNAFLGEIVASHPHPIRGGKQPRILFGTQAGTKPPRFVLFASGFLEAGYRRFVERRLREEFGFEGTPIHISVRVREKRGRKK; encoded by the coding sequence ATGAACGACCAGATCCACTCCGGCGACGAGCACGGTGAGCTTGGCGACGCCGAGTACGCGGAGTTCATGGAGCTCGCGGCGCAGGAGGGCTTCGACGCCGAGGAGATCGCCGGCGCGCTCGACGAGGCCGGGCACGGCCCGCTGCCCCGCCTCGCCGTCGTCGGCCGTCCCAACGTCGGCAAGTCGACCCTGGTGAACCGCATCATCGGCCGCCGCGAGGCGGTCGTCCAGGACAAGCCGGGCGTCACCCGTGACCGCGTCACCTACGAGGCCGAGTGGGCCGGCCGCCGCTTCAAGGTCGTCGACACCGGCGGCTGGGAGCAGGACGTCCTCGGCCTCGACGCCTCCGTCGCGGCCCAGGCCGAGTACGCCATCGAGGCCTCCGACGCGGTCGTCTTCGTCGTGGACGCCACCGTCGGCGCCACCGACACCGACGAGGCCGTCGTCAAGCTGCTGCGCCGGGCCGGCAAGCCCGTCGTGCTCTGCGCCAACAAGGTCGACGGCCAGTCCGGCGAGGCCGACGCCGCCGCCCTGTGGTCGCTGGGCCTGGGCGAGCCGCACCCGATCTCGGCCCTGCACGGCCGTGGCACCGGCGACATGCTCGACGCGGTGCTGGAGGCGCTGCCCGACGCCCCCGCCCAGACCTTCGGCACCGCCGGCGTCGGCGGCCCCCGCCGGATCGCCCTGATCGGCCGCCCGAACGTCGGCAAGTCCTCGCTGCTCAACAAGGTGGCCAACGAGGAGCGCGTCGTCGTCAACGAGCTGGCCGGCACCACCCGTGACCCGGTCGACGAGCTGATCGAGCTCGGCGGCGTGACCTGGAAGTTCATCGACACCGCGGGCATCCGCCGCCGGGTGCACCTCCAGGAGGGCGCGGACTACTACGCCTCGCTGCGCACCGCCGCCGCCGTCGAGAAGGCCGAGGTCGCGGTCATCCTGATCGACTCCAGCGAGTCGATCAGCGTGCAGGACCAGCGCATCATCACCATGGCCGTGGACGCGGGCCGCGCCATCGTGCTGGCGATGAACAAGTGGGACACGCTCGACGAGGAGCGCCGCTACTACCTGGAGCGCGAGATCGAGACCGAGCTCGGTCAGATCGCGTGGGCGCCCCGGGTCAACGTCTCGGCGCGCACCGGCCGCCACATGGAGAAGCTGGTCCCGGCGATCGAGACGGCCCTGGCGGGCTGGGAGACCCGGGTGCCCACCGGCCGGCTGAACGCCTTCCTCGGTGAGATCGTCGCCTCCCACCCGCACCCGATCCGCGGTGGCAAGCAGCCGCGCATCCTCTTCGGCACCCAGGCGGGCACCAAGCCGCCGCGGTTCGTGCTGTTCGCCTCGGGCTTCCTGGAGGCGGGCTACCGGCGCTTCGTCGAGCGCCGGCTGCGCGAGGAGTTCGGCTTCGAGGGCACGCCCATCCACATCTCGGTGCGGGTGCGCGAGAAGCGCGGGCGCAAGAAGTAA
- a CDS encoding glycosyltransferase family 4 protein, producing MHISFLIHNAYGIGGTIRTTYNLAGTLAEQHDVEIVSVFRHREEPVFSPSPKVRLRHLVDLRKGTPGYEGDDPEYERPATVFPRAEGRFKQYSALTDRRIAEHLRSLESDVVVGTRPGLNVHIAQQARRGVARVGQEHLTLATHSPQLKLTLRTHYPRLDAVTTVTEADAATYRKLMRLPGVRVEAVPNSIPAPALEPADSTGKWVIAAGRLAPAKRYDLLIRAFEKVVAERPDWRLRIYGAGAERAKLRAQIDKRGLYNHVFLMGPANPLDPEWVKGSIGAVTSSLESFGMTIVEAMRCGLPVVSTDCPHGPGEIIDNGVDGLLVPTGKVDAIAAGLLKLINDDELRRRMGKAALESSARFDPAQVAGRYESLFTDLTSRGGLRGSLHRTRGALLSSALRTTDRSRSALRKARAA from the coding sequence ATGCACATCTCATTCCTGATTCACAACGCGTACGGCATCGGCGGGACGATCCGCACCACGTACAACCTCGCCGGGACCCTGGCGGAGCAGCACGACGTGGAGATCGTCTCCGTCTTCCGGCACCGTGAGGAGCCGGTCTTCTCGCCCAGCCCGAAGGTGCGCCTGCGCCACCTCGTGGACCTGCGCAAGGGCACCCCCGGCTACGAGGGCGACGACCCGGAGTACGAGCGCCCGGCCACGGTCTTCCCGCGCGCCGAGGGGCGCTTCAAGCAGTACAGCGCGCTGACCGACCGGCGGATCGCCGAGCACCTGCGGAGCCTGGAGAGCGACGTCGTGGTCGGCACCCGGCCCGGCCTCAACGTGCACATCGCCCAGCAGGCCCGCCGGGGCGTCGCCCGCGTCGGCCAGGAGCACCTCACGCTGGCCACGCACTCCCCGCAGCTGAAGCTGACCCTGCGCACGCACTACCCCCGCCTGGACGCCGTCACGACCGTCACCGAGGCGGACGCCGCGACCTACCGCAAGCTGATGCGGCTGCCCGGCGTGCGCGTGGAGGCCGTGCCCAACAGCATCCCGGCGCCCGCCCTGGAGCCCGCGGACTCCACGGGCAAGTGGGTGATCGCCGCCGGCCGGCTCGCCCCCGCCAAGCGTTACGACCTGCTGATCCGCGCCTTCGAGAAGGTCGTCGCCGAGCGCCCCGACTGGCGGCTGCGGATCTACGGCGCCGGTGCCGAGCGCGCCAAGCTGCGCGCCCAGATCGACAAGCGCGGGCTGTACAACCACGTCTTCCTCATGGGCCCCGCCAACCCCCTGGACCCCGAGTGGGTCAAGGGCTCCATCGGCGCCGTCACCTCCAGCCTGGAGTCCTTCGGCATGACCATCGTCGAGGCGATGCGCTGCGGCCTCCCCGTGGTCTCCACCGACTGCCCGCACGGCCCCGGCGAGATCATCGACAACGGTGTCGACGGGCTGCTGGTGCCCACCGGCAAGGTCGACGCGATCGCGGCCGGCCTGCTCAAGCTGATCAACGACGACGAGCTGCGGCGGCGCATGGGCAAGGCGGCCCTGGAGAGCTCCGCGCGCTTCGACCCGGCCCAGGTCGCCGGGCGCTACGAGTCGCTCTTCACCGACCTCACCTCCCGCGGCGGCCTGCGCGGCTCGCTGCACCGCACCCGGGGCGCCCTGCTCAGCAGCGCCCTGCGGACCACGGACCGCAGCCGGTCCGCCCTGCGGAAGGCGCGCGCCGCATGA